The Streptomyces laurentii region CAACAACGACCGCGGCAACACCCTCACCCCCATCGACCCGGCCACCGGCCGCGCCGGCAAGCCCGTCGACGTCCACGACCCGTACAACCTCTACTTCACCCCGGACGGCAAGTACGCCGTCGTCATGGCCTCCCTCGACCGCGAGCTGGTCTTCCGCGACGCCCACAGCATGGAGCGGAAGAAGTCCGTCCCGGTCAGCTGCTACGGCGTCAACCACGCCGACTTCTCCGCCGACGGCCGCTACTTCGTCGTCTCCTGCGAGTTCTCCGGCGAACTGCTCAAGGTCGACACGGCGGCGATGAAGGTCGTCGGGCAGCAGAAACTGCCCTTGAAGGGCGCCATGCCCCAGGACGTGAAGATCTCTCCCGACGGCAAGACCTTCTACGTCGCCGACATGATGGCGCACGGCATGTGGGTCCTCGACGGCGAGAAGTTCACCACCCCGACCCTGCTGCCCACCGGCAAGGGGTGCCACGGGCTCTACGTCTCCCGCGACTCCAAGGAGATGTACGTCTCCAACCGAGGCGAGGGCACCATCTCCGTCTTCGACTTCACCGAGGACAAGCTCACCAAGAAGTGGAAACTGCCCCAGGGCGGCTCGCCCGACATGGGCGGCGTCTCCGCCGACGGCAAGGTGCTGTGGCTGTCCGGCCGCTACAACTCCGAGGTGTACGCGATCGACACGACGAGCGGGAAGCAGCTCGCCCGCATCCCCGTCGGCAGCGGCCCGCACGGCCTCGCGGTCTACCCGCAGCCGGGGCGCTACTCGCTCGGGCACACGGGGGTGTTCCGCTGACCCTCCGTCCGGGCGCTCGGCGCGCCGTCGGCCCCGCCCGGGCGTCCGGACCGGACGCTCAGTGTGCCGTCAGCAGCGCCTCGCCGCCCACCGGGCGGTAGCCCGCCGCCTGGAAGGCGCGGACGCTGCGGGCGTTGCCGGGGGACTGCTGGGCCCAGACCACCGGGTCCGGGGTGAGGTGGCGGGCGGCCCGCGCCAAGGCGCGGCCGAGGCCCCGGTGGCGGGCGTCCTCGTCGACCTCGACCGCCGCCTCCATCCGGCCCGCCACGCCCCGGCCCAGGGTCACCATGCCGCCGTCGGCGACCCAGACCCGTACCTCGTCCCGGTACGCCAGCGCGCGGGCCACCCGCGGATGTTCCTGGTCCGCGATCTCGCGCAGCGCGATCTCCGGTGCGCCCGGCAGCGCGCCGGCGACCGTCAGCAGGTCGATCGTGTTCATGGAACGGCCCGTCCGGGCCATCAGCGCGGCGAGGAACCGCGGGTTCATGGACGCCGCCAGCGGATCGGGGCAGGCCGCCGCCAGCTCCGCCCGGATCCACTCCGGATCCTCGTCCAGGAACACCACCGAGTGCGCCGTGAACGCCAGCACCCCGGCGTCGCGGGCGTTCGGCTGCGGCAGCACCGTCGTCGAACCGTCCGGTGCCGGGAAGTCCCCCCGGGCCGCCGCCGCCAGGATCCCCGCCACGTCCGCGCTCATGCCCCCATCATGGGCCATAGGATCGACCGATAATCTGGCCCCGACATCGAAGCACCATGAAGGGGCGGAAGCAGTGGCGGACATCGAGTCGGCGCGCACGGCATTCAACAAGTTCGACGTGGACGGGGACGGCTTCATCACGGCCGCCGAGTACAAGCACGTCATGGCCGAGATGGGCGACTTCCACGTGACCGAGACCGTCGCGGAGGCGCTCATCAAGCAGCGTGACGACAACGGCGACGGACGGCTCTCCTGGGACGAGTTCTGGGCCCACCTCAGCCAGGCCTGATCCTCCCGGGGACGGACAGGCGGCCCGCAGGCCCCGGCGTACACCGCCTCGGGTCACCCGTACGGCGTACACCATGCGCACGTACGCGAGTTGCCGCCCGTCCGGACCCCGGTGACGATCGTCCGGTGACGCCTCCCGGACCCCCCGAACCTCGCGGGCCCCTCGGCACTCCGATACGCCGGACGGCCGCGGCCGCGCTCGCGGTCCTCGCCGTCCTCGTCATCGCCCTGCTCGGGGACTCGCTCGCCCAGACGGGCACCGGCGAACTCGAGATCCCCGCCGCCGGCGGCATCACCGTGCTGCGGCTCCTCGTCGTCACCGCCCTGGCCGTCCACATCGGCGAACTCGCCGGCGTCCGCATGGCGGGCGACGGGCCCCTGCCGCGCCGCTGGTCGCTGCCCGCCGCCGTCACCGGATTCGCCGCCTCCGCCGGACTGCTCGTCCTGCTCTCCGCCCTCAGCGGACTCAAGCTCAGCACCGTGTACGGGCTGCGCGAGGGCCGGCTGCTGCTGATCACCGCCAACGCCTTCGTGCTCGCCGCGCTCTGCGCCGCCACCCGCCACCACGACCTCGCCACGCTGCCGCTGGCCGCCGCCGTCGGCGCCGAGGCGATGCGCGCCCACCCGGAGACGTACAGCCCGGCCGTCGGCATCAGCCTCACCGTGGTCCATCTGACCGCCGCCTCGCTGTGGTTCGGCACCCTGTTGTACGTGCTGCGCACCATGCGGCTGCGCGGCGGCGGGCGGGACGTGCTGCTACGGTACGCGCGCATGGCGGGCTGGCTGTTCGCCGCCCTCGCCGTCACCGGCACCTTCTCGACTTTGCGCCGTCTTCCGCTCGACGGGCTGTTCACCACGGCCTACGGCCGGGTCCTCCTGGTCAAACTGGCCCTCTTCGGGGTGACCGCGCTGCTCGCGCTCACCGCCCGCCGCAGGTTGATGCGGGGCGCCGACGCCCAGCCGCCGGCCCGCGTCGAACTGGGCGTCCTGGGGGCCGTGGTCGTGGTCTCGGCGCTCCTCACCGTCGTCCCGGACCCGCACTGGCTGCTGCCGTAGGAACCCGCTTCGGACCGCTCAGCCGCGCGTCCCCACGTGGAGCGCGGAGCCCCAGAGCACGAGTGCCGCGCCCAGACCGACCACGGCGCGGAGGGACTCGGCGGCCATGCCCGCGAGGAGCAGGCCGAAGCCGACGACGGCGAGGGCCGTGAGGAGGGCGGCGGTCGCGGTGTACTGGCGCTGGTCGTAGAGCCGGGCGAGCGGGAAGAAGTGCAGCCCCACGACCAGGCATATGCCGACCGGAATGAACGCCGGGTGCCCGCTCGCGTTCGAGGCCATGGCGCGGACCTTATAACGGGAACGAGCGCGGGAGCGGGATCGGAAGGTCGGCAATATGTCAGCTACGCAGGGGAGTTGGCAGGTCGCTGCGATACGTTGGCGTCGTGACAGACATCGCCTCGCGCATCGACACCTCCCGGCCCCACACCGCCCGGATCTGGAACTACTGGACCGGCGGCAAGGACAACTACCCGGTCGACCGGGAGGCCGGCGACCGGATCCGGCAGCTGCACCCCGGGATCGGCTCGTACGCGAAGGCGGACCGGCTGTTCCTGGGGCGGGCGGTGCGCTACCTGGCCGAGGAGCAGGGCATCCGGCAGTTCCTGGACATCGGCACGGGCCTGCCGAGCGCCGACAACACCCACGAGGTCGCCCAGCGCGTCGCCCCCGACGCCCGCGTCGTCTACGTGGACAACGACCCGCTCGTCCTCGCGCACGCCCGTGCCCTGCTGGTCGGCACCCCCGAGGGCCGCACCGACTACCTGGACGCCGACCTGCGCAACGTCGACGAGATCCTGGCCGCCGCCGCGAAGACCCTCGACTTCTCGCAGCCCGTCGCGCTGATGCTGCTCGGGGTCGTCATCTTCGTCGAGGACGACGAGGAGTCGTACACCCTCGTCCGCCGCCTCATGGACGCCCTCGCCCCCGGCAGCCACCTCGTCCTGTCGCACACGGTCACCCACCCCGACATGCCGGACGTCGACGAGGCCGTGGCCTTCTGGAACGAGCACGGCACCCCGAAGCTCACCCAGCGCACCCCCGCCGCCGTCACCCGCTACTTCGACGGCCTGGAACTCCTCGACCCGGGCGTGGTCACCTGCTCCGCCTGGCGCCCGGAGACCCCGGCCGAGCCCGTCGCGATGTACGGCGGCGTCGCCCGCAAGTGACGGAGGGCGCGGGTCGGGCCGCCTGGCCACCGGGCGGCCCGACCCGCGCCGGGGTCATGAAGCCACCCTCACAGAACTCCTGTCACCGAGTGCCCGCCACGCGTACTCCGCCTTCCGCGCCGAAGCGAGCCCTAGGGCCTTTCTTTTGGATCAGGCTGGGCTCGCGTGCCCCGGCACGCGCGCTCGCCGCGTTGTCGTCGGTCGCCAACTCCCCCGTAGCCCTTCGGGCACGGGAGGTACCCCCACCGCGTTGTCTCCCTCCTCCGCCTTGCGATCACCCGCACCGGACCCCGCTCCCTGATCCAGCCTGATCCAAAAGAAAGGCCCTAGGCCGGCGCTTACACGTCGACGCACCGGCCGGGAGCTGCGGACTCAGCACTCGATGATGTTCACCGCGAGGCCGCCGCGGGCGGTCTCCTTGTACTTCACGCTCATGTCCGCGCCCGTCTCCTTCATGGTCTTGATGACCTTGTCGAGGGAGACCATGTGGCTGCCGTCGCCGCGCATCGACATGCGGGCCGCCGTGACGGCCTTGACCGCCGCCATGCCGTTGCGCTCGATGCACGGGATCTGGACCAGGCCGCCGACCGGGTCGCAGGTCAGGCCCAGGTTGTGCTCCATGCCGATCTCGGCCGCGTTCTCCACCTGCTCCGGGGAGCCGCCGAGGACCTCGGCGAGGGCGCCGGCGGCCATCGAGCAGGCCGAGCCGACCTCGCCCTGGCAGCCGACCTCGGCGCCGGAGATGGAGGCGTTCTCCTTGAAGAGCATGCCGATGGCGCCGGCCGCGAGGAGGAAGCGGACCACGCCGTCCTCCTTCTCCTCCGGGGAGGCGCCGCCGGCCGCGAAGTTCATGTAGTAGTGCAGGACCGCCGGGATGATGCCGGCCGCGCCGTTCGTCGGGGCGGTGACCACGCGGCCGCCGGCCGCGTTCTCCTCGTTCACGGCCATCGCGTAGAGCGTGATCCACTCCATCGCGTGCGCGGCCGGGTCGCCCTCGGAGCGCAGCTTGCGGGCGGTGGTGGCGGCGCGGCGGCGGACCTTCAGGCCGCCGGGCAGGATGCCCTCGCGGGACATGCCGCGCGCGACGCAGGCCTGCATGACCCGCCAGATCTCCAGGAGACCCGCGCGGATCTCGTCCTCGGTGCGCCAGGCCTTCTCGTTCTCCAGCATCAGCGAGGAGATCGACAGGCCGGTCTCCTTGGTGAGCCGCAGCAGCTCGTCGCCGGTGCGGAAGGGGTACGTCAGGACGGTGTCCTCGGGGATGATCGGGTTCTCGCCCGCGACCGCGTCCTCGTCCACGACGAAGCCGCCGCCGACCGAGTAGTACGTCTTCTCCAGGAGCGGCGCGCCCTCGGTGTCGTACGCGAAGACGGTCATGCCGTTGGCGTGGTACGGCAGCGCCTTGCGGCGGTGCAGGATCAGGTCGTCGTCGAACGCGAACGGGATCTCGTGGGCGCCGAGCAGGTTGATCCGGCCGCTCGTCTTGATCCGCTCGAACTCGTCGTCGGCGCGCTCCACGTCCACGGTGCGCGGCGAGTGGCCCTCCAGGCCGAGCAGGACGGCCTTCGGGGTGCCGTGGCCGTGGCCGGTCGCGCCGAGCGAGCCGTACAGCTCCGCTCGTATGGAACCGACGTGGGCGAGCAGGCCCTCGTTCTTCAGTCGCCGGGCGAACATGCGGGCCGCCCTCATGGGGCCCACCGTGTGGGAACTCGACGGGCCGATGCCGATCGAGAACAGGTCGAAGACCGAGATGGCCACGGGAACTCCTTGTGGGGGCTAGACGCCATTGTCTGCCGGGGTGGTGCAGAACGTGCCGTCACTGCTGGTGTCGTGACAAATGGGGTGGGGCACCACGCTCACGGACAGGGCCACTGTCCAGTGTGCGCGGTGCCCCGGAAGTTTCGTACGAACGAACCGAAGAACAAAAGCGTACGAAATTACTTCAGGATGGCGCGAGGATCACTTCAGGCCGGGGTACAGCGGGTGCTTGTCGGCGAGGGCCGTGACCCGCGCCTTCAGCGCCTCGGCGTCGAAGCCGGGCTTGAGCGTCTCGGCGATGATGTCGGCGACCTCGCGGAAGTCCTCGGCCTGGAAGCCGCGGGTGGCGAGGGCCGGCGTGCCGATGCGCAGGCCGGAGGTGACCATCGGCGGGCGCGGGTCGTTCGGAACGGCGTTCCGGTTGACCGTGATGCCCACCTCGTGCAGCCGGTCCTCGGCCTGCTGGCCGTCCAGCTCCGAGTTCCGCAGGTCGACCAGGAGCAGGTGCACGTCGGTGCCGCCGGACAGCACGGAGACACCGTGCTCGGTGACGTCGTCCCGCACCAGGCGCTCGGCGATGATCCGCGCGCCGTCCAGGGTGCGCTGCTGGCGCTCCTTGAACTCCTCCGAGGCCGCGACCTTGAAGGAGACGGCCTTGGCCGCGATCACGTGCTCCAGCGGGCCGCCCTGGAAACCGGGGAAGACCGAGGAGTTCAGCTTCTTCGCGAACTCCTTCTTCGCCAGGATGATGCCGCCGCGCGGGCCACCGAGCGTCTTGTGCGTGGTGGAGGTGACCACGTCCGCGTACGCGACCGGGTTCGGGTGCAGACCGGCCGCGACCAGACCCGCGAAGTGGGCCATGTCGACCCACAGGTAGGCCTCGACCTCGTCGGCGATCCGGCGGAACTCGGCGAAGTCCAGCTGACGCGGGTAGGCGGACCAGCCCGCGATGATCACCTTGGGGCGGTGCTCCTTGGCGAGGCGCTCGACCTCGGCCATGTCGACCCGGCCCTGGTCGTCCACGTGGTACGCGACCACGTCGAACTGCTTGCCCGAGAAGTTCAGGCGCATGCCGTGGGTGAGGTGGCCGCCGTGGGCCAGGTCCAGGCCGAGGATCGTGTCGCCCGGCTGGGCGATCGCGAACAGGGCGGCCTGGTTGGCGGACGCGCCGGAGTGCGGCTGCACGTTGGCGTACTCGGCGCCGAACAGCTCCTTGATCCGGTCGATCGCGATCTGCTCGGCCACGTCGACGTGCTCGCAGCCGCCGTAGTAGCGGCGGCCCGGGTAGCCCTCGGCGTACTTGTTGGTGAGGACCGAACCCTGGGCCTCCATGACCGCGACCGGAGCGAAGTTCTCCGAGGCGATCATCTCGAGGGTGTTCTGCTGACGGCGGAGCTCGGCGTCGACGGCGGCGGCGACGTCCGGGTCCAGCTCGTGGAGGGGAGTGTTCAGAAGCGACATCGAGAGATCCTTAGTTGCCGGAGAGCTCGGTGTACTCGGCGGCGGAGAGCAGGTCCTTCGGCTCCTCCGCGACGCGTACCTTGAAGAGCCAGCCACCCTCGAACGGAGCCGAGTTCACCAGGGACGGGTCGTCGACGACGTCCTGGTTCGCGGCGACGACCTCGCCCGTGACCGGGGAGAACAGGTCGCTGACCGACTTGGTCGACTCCAGCTCGCCGCAGGTCTCGCCGGCGGTCACGGTGTCACCGACCTCCGGCAGCTGGGCGTACACGACGTCGCCGAGGGCGTTCGCCGCGAACTCCGTGATGCCGATCGTGGCGACGCCGTCCTCGACGGCCGACAGCCACTCGTGCTCCTTGCTGTAGCGAAGCTCCTGGGGGTTGCTCATGGCGTGATTCTCCTGGATCGGGGGAGTGCGGATGAACGGGGGTCTTACGGGATGAGACGGAAGGTGAGACGAATCACCTCACCGGCGTACGCCGGGGGCGCGGGGCGAAGGCCGGGCGCCCGGTCCGGACGGATGCCCGGACGTACGCGCGCGAGGCGACCCGCGGCCTACTTCTCGCGCTTGTAGAACGGCAGCGCCACGACCTCGTACGGCTCGTGGGTGCCGCGGATGTCGATGCCGACGCCCGCCGTGCCGGCCTGGGCGTGCGCGGCGTCCACGTAGGCCATGGCGATCGGCTTGCCGAGGGTCGGGGACGGGGCGCCGGAGGTGACCTCGCCGACGACCTCGCCGGCCACGACCACGGACATGCCCGCGCGGGGCACCCGGCGGCCCTCGGCGATCAGGCCGACCAGCTTGCGCGGCGGGGCGGCCTCGGCGCGCTCGGCGGCCTTCTCCAGCGCCTCGCGGCCGACGAAACGGCCCTCGTTCGTGGTCTTCTCGAACTTGACGACCCGGCCGAGGCCGGCGTCGAACGGCGTGAGGCCGGTGGTCAGCTCGTGCCCGTACAGCGGCATGCCCGCCTCCAGGCGCAGCGTGTCGCGGCAGGACAGGCCGCACGGGACCAGGCCGGCGTCCGCGCCCGCCTCGGTCAGCGCCTGCCACACGCCCTCGGCGTGCTCCGGCTTCAGGAAGAGCTCGAAGCCGTCCTCGCCGGTGTAGCCGGTACGGGCGATCAGCGCGGGCGCGCCGGCGACGGTGCCGGGCAGGCCCGCGTAGTACTTCAGACCGTCCAGGTCGGCGTCGGTGAGCTTGGCCAGGATGCCGCCGGACTCGGGGCCCTGGACGGCGAGCAGGGCGTACGCGTCGCGGTCGTCGCGGACCTCGGCGTCGAAGCCGGCCACGCGCTCGGTCAGCGCGTCGAGCACGACCTGGGCGTTGGAGGCGTTCGCGACGACCATGTACTCGGGGGCCTCGGTCTCGCCGAGGCGGTAGACGATCAGGTCGTCCAGGATGCCGCCGTCCTCACGGCAGATCATCGTGTAGCGGGCGCGGCCGTTGCCCACCGTGGAGATGTTGCCGACCAGCGCGTAGTCGAGGAAGCGCACGGCCTCGGGGCCGGTGACGGTGATCTCGCCCATGTGGGACAGGTCGAACAGGCCGGCCTTGGTGCGGACCGCGGTGTGCTCCTCGCGCTCGCTGCCGTAGCGCAGCGGCATGTCCCAGCCCGCGAAGTCGGTCATGGTCGCGCCGAGCGAGCGATGCGTCGCGTCGAGGGCGGTCAGGCGGGGGGCAGTACTCATGGGTGGCTCCCGGGTCCCAGGCGTGCGGGGCGCACGACGTGCATGACGGTGAGGACATCCTCCCCATCTGTCATGGAACCTGAGAGGTTCACCGAGGACGTCCCCGGCTTGCACCTTGGGTGGGGACGCGACGCCGCGTCCCGCTTTTCAGATCTGCCTCGTCCGCGCGGTACGGGGCCTGAGAGATTCAAGGGAGGTACTTGCTCCTTCGGCGCCCGGCGCACGCGCACGGTGTGTGCGGATGCCCCGGGACTCTCCCGCGCGGATTCGAGCGGCCGGTATGCGGTTGTACGCGCTGGTGGCGCGGGTGCGCGCTCGTGCGAGCGAGTGGCGCGCTCATCATTGCACGGCGGGTCCGTCCGGCAAATCACTTGTGCCCCATTACCATTTCTTTACACTTTGTGGGCAGGGTCCTGGCGGGCCCGATCGGGGTTCCGGCACGCCCGACAGGGGGAGATGGCGATGACGATCCGGCACACCGGACCATATGTGGCGAACACCGGCATACCGGTGCGGCGGGCGGTCGCCGGGGCTCTTCCCGGCGGGGTCGCCGCCCCCGACCAGGCCCGGGACCGGGCCTGCGGCCAACGGCACGACCGGGGCCGCGGCCAGGCGCGCGAGGCGGTACGGGACAGAGCCCGGGCCCGCACCCGGCGGCGCGGCCGGTTCCTGCGGGACCTGCGCGGGCGCGGCGGGCACGGCCCCCGCGTCCTCACCTTCGCGCGCGGCGACGTCGTGGTGGTCTCCGGGCTGCCCGGCGCCGGCAAGTCCACGCTCATGAGCCGGGTCGCCGGCGGCCGGGCCGTCGACTCCCAGGACACCCGGGAGCGCTGGGAGGCCCGGCTGCCCCGCTTCCTGCCGTACGCCCTCTACCGCCCGTTCGCGCGCCTCGCCCACTACGCCGGGCTCCGCCGCGCCGTGCGGGCCGGCGCCGGGGTGGTCGTCCACGACTGCGGCACCCAGTCCTGGGTGCG contains the following coding sequences:
- a CDS encoding ATP/GTP-binding protein (AAA domain; pfam13671;~ATP binding site [chemical binding];~ATP/GTP-binding protein [Streptomyces albus J1074];~Walker A/P-loop;~identified by MetaGeneAnnotator; putative); translated protein: MTIRHTGPYVANTGIPVRRAVAGALPGGVAAPDQARDRACGQRHDRGRGQAREAVRDRARARTRRRGRFLRDLRGRGGHGPRVLTFARGDVVVVSGLPGAGKSTLMSRVAGGRAVDSQDTRERWEARLPRFLPYALYRPFARLAHYAGLRRAVRAGAGVVVHDCGTQSWVRGWLARAARRRGAGLHLILLDVDPDTALAGQRDRGRTVSGYAFARHRRAVGRLVRTAETGALPRGCASVTLLDREAADVLRRIGFQDIA
- a CDS encoding aminomethyltransferase (Glycine cleavage T-protein C-terminal barrel domain; pfam08669;~aminomethyltransferase [Amycolatopsis mediterranei U32];~glycine cleavage system aminomethyltransferase T; Reviewed; PRK00389;~identified by MetaGeneAnnotator; putative); its protein translation is MSTAPRLTALDATHRSLGATMTDFAGWDMPLRYGSEREEHTAVRTKAGLFDLSHMGEITVTGPEAVRFLDYALVGNISTVGNGRARYTMICREDGGILDDLIVYRLGETEAPEYMVVANASNAQVVLDALTERVAGFDAEVRDDRDAYALLAVQGPESGGILAKLTDADLDGLKYYAGLPGTVAGAPALIARTGYTGEDGFELFLKPEHAEGVWQALTEAGADAGLVPCGLSCRDTLRLEAGMPLYGHELTTGLTPFDAGLGRVVKFEKTTNEGRFVGREALEKAAERAEAAPPRKLVGLIAEGRRVPRAGMSVVVAGEVVGEVTSGAPSPTLGKPIAMAYVDAAHAQAGTAGVGIDIRGTHEPYEVVALPFYKREK